The Desulfonatronovibrio magnus genome has a segment encoding these proteins:
- a CDS encoding lysophospholipid acyltransferase family protein, with protein MSSSVISYEDSYVTNPAKSSEIFHILPTPYFYLRMLGTVFRSARKAKKKQFTGEDWVDSSLSILKHLEKVDCRFFVNGKKNFIDLKEPCVFVANHMSTLETFVLGGIIRPHRKVTFVIKDSLVRYPVFKHVMISRQPIVVTRKTPKQDFKTVMEQGQEKLSQGTSIVVFPQTSRTTKLDPEKFNSIGVKLARKAGVPLIPLALKTDAWSTGWPLKDFGRIRPKRFIHFCFGQPMKVEGNGKEEHQQVVDFIQDKLEKWKKLEE; from the coding sequence ATGAGTTCATCTGTAATCAGCTATGAAGACAGCTATGTAACCAATCCTGCAAAGTCATCAGAAATCTTTCACATCCTGCCTACCCCTTATTTCTACCTGAGGATGCTGGGAACTGTATTTCGTTCAGCACGCAAGGCCAAAAAAAAGCAGTTTACAGGAGAAGACTGGGTGGATAGCAGTCTTTCCATCCTGAAGCACCTTGAAAAGGTGGATTGCAGGTTTTTCGTCAATGGCAAGAAGAATTTCATTGATCTCAAGGAGCCATGCGTTTTTGTAGCCAATCACATGAGCACCTTAGAGACTTTTGTTCTGGGCGGGATAATCCGTCCGCACAGAAAGGTTACTTTTGTCATCAAGGATAGCCTGGTTCGCTATCCGGTTTTCAAACATGTCATGATTTCCCGGCAACCCATTGTGGTCACTCGCAAGACCCCAAAGCAGGATTTCAAGACCGTTATGGAACAGGGACAGGAGAAATTATCTCAAGGTACATCCATAGTTGTCTTTCCTCAGACGTCGAGAACCACAAAACTTGATCCGGAAAAGTTCAATTCTATTGGAGTCAAGCTGGCCAGAAAAGCAGGAGTGCCCCTGATTCCGCTGGCGCTAAAAACTGATGCCTGGAGCACAGGCTGGCCTTTAAAGGATTTTGGCCGCATAAGACCCAAAAGGTTTATTCATTTCTGCTTTGGTCAGCCCATGAAAGTTGAGGGCAATGGCAAGGAAGAGCATCAGCAGGTGGTGGATTTTATCCAGGATAAGCTGGAAAAATGGAAAAAGCTTGAGGAGTAA
- a CDS encoding ABC transporter ATP-binding protein, with amino-acid sequence MQLKSDWSKVDSWRLSKRTLAYFKQFKVRIIISLFALGIVAAMSGAAAFLVKPALDDIFINKDQQALVLIPLLLVLVFALKGFFLYVQNFQMNYCGIQVLGQLRRELYFKMIALPVRFFEDNRTGMLMARITSDVNLLAVSLPKLVELVRHLLTMLVLMAVIFYRDPVLATLSLVIYPMAIYPFIYFAKKLRKMGRKTQSKISDITNFLQETFSGIRVIKAFANEKKEQHNFSAENRKLVGIAIKENRYHHASSPIMEVIGAIGVGLIVWYGGSQVIAGNSTPGTFFSFLTALIMLYQPVKGLSKTNIAIQKALSGAERVFEVLDSRELRIEKGGSKELKPPFQSLEMRKVTFSYPGSQAPALNNISLDVRQGEKLAIVGPSGSGKTTLINLLPRFYEHQHGEILINGHFVQDYNLADLRMFMGIVAQDNFLFNASIRDNIAYGMDNVPEHDIINAAKAAYAHDFILELSQGYDTVIGERGVKLSGGQKQRITIARAILKDPALLILDEATSALDTESERIVQKALDNLTKERTSIVIAHRLSTVLTADRIVVMSNGKILAMGTHFELLESCSLYKRLHDMQFTQELQVDTASLG; translated from the coding sequence ATGCAATTAAAATCCGACTGGTCTAAAGTTGACAGCTGGCGGCTGTCCAAACGAACCCTGGCGTATTTCAAGCAGTTCAAGGTCAGAATAATTATTTCACTATTTGCACTTGGAATAGTGGCTGCCATGTCTGGAGCAGCAGCATTTCTGGTTAAACCTGCCTTAGATGATATTTTTATTAATAAAGATCAGCAGGCTCTGGTGTTAATACCGCTGCTTCTGGTACTGGTCTTTGCTCTCAAAGGTTTTTTTCTTTATGTTCAGAACTTTCAGATGAATTATTGCGGTATTCAGGTTCTTGGTCAGCTGCGCAGAGAGCTTTATTTTAAAATGATTGCCCTGCCTGTGCGCTTTTTTGAGGACAACCGGACAGGTATGCTCATGGCCAGGATAACCAGTGATGTAAATCTGCTTGCTGTCAGTCTGCCCAAGCTTGTAGAGTTGGTCAGGCATCTTTTGACCATGCTTGTGCTTATGGCAGTTATCTTTTACCGTGATCCTGTTCTGGCCACCCTGTCCCTGGTTATTTATCCCATGGCCATTTATCCTTTTATTTATTTTGCCAAGAAGCTCAGGAAAATGGGCCGCAAAACTCAATCCAAAATTTCAGATATAACCAATTTCTTACAGGAAACATTTTCAGGCATCAGGGTAATCAAGGCATTTGCCAATGAAAAGAAAGAACAGCACAATTTTTCCGCTGAAAACAGGAAACTTGTGGGCATTGCCATTAAAGAAAACAGATACCATCATGCCTCTTCACCTATCATGGAAGTCATTGGAGCCATTGGAGTAGGACTCATTGTCTGGTACGGCGGAAGTCAGGTTATTGCAGGTAATTCTACTCCAGGGACCTTTTTTTCTTTTTTGACGGCTTTGATCATGCTCTATCAGCCGGTTAAAGGTCTGAGCAAGACCAATATCGCAATTCAAAAGGCCCTTTCAGGTGCTGAGCGGGTTTTCGAGGTTTTGGATTCAAGGGAATTAAGAATAGAAAAAGGAGGATCAAAGGAGCTTAAGCCTCCATTTCAAAGCCTGGAGATGAGGAAAGTCACTTTTTCATACCCAGGCAGTCAGGCTCCGGCACTAAATAATATCAGCTTAGATGTCCGACAGGGTGAAAAACTGGCAATAGTCGGGCCCAGCGGCTCAGGGAAGACAACTCTAATAAATCTTCTGCCCAGGTTTTATGAGCACCAGCACGGTGAGATTCTCATCAACGGCCATTTTGTTCAAGATTATAACCTGGCTGATCTGCGCATGTTTATGGGCATTGTGGCTCAGGATAACTTTCTGTTTAATGCCTCTATACGCGATAATATTGCCTACGGAATGGACAATGTTCCTGAACATGACATAATAAACGCTGCCAAAGCAGCCTATGCTCACGATTTTATCTTGGAACTCAGCCAGGGTTATGATACAGTTATCGGCGAAAGAGGGGTCAAGCTGTCAGGAGGGCAGAAACAGAGGATCACCATAGCCAGGGCCATTTTGAAAGATCCAGCTCTTCTCATCCTTGATGAGGCCACCAGCGCCCTGGATACCGAGTCTGAACGTATTGTACAGAAAGCTTTGGACAATCTGACTAAGGAGAGGACCAGCATTGTCATCGCCCATAGGCTGTCCACAGTTCTGACCGCTGACCGAATTGTAGTTATGTCTAATGGAAAAATTCTGGCCATGGGTACACACTTTGAGCTACTTGAGTCTTGTTCATTATACAAGCGCCTGCATGATATGCAGTTTACCCAGGAGTTGCAGGTTGATACTGCATCGCTGGGATAA